From the genome of Muricauda sp. SCSIO 64092, one region includes:
- a CDS encoding sulfatase-like hydrolase/transferase, producing MEIKTNIKKTRTLKDFTRILIGFVFALFVLSMYQQFSLFHGGVIDRPLNRILLLLLVNHLGFAAILSFVLLLVFRFLEHSKPGTGFRGSLVLFSTFLLFEVLLIENFIHNYSMLHITDFQSGFSLTLSNAIILKFVLVILGIGLLYFWFYKLSAFLNPFIGKMYPFTIILFLLALSTSVTEKSPINQNKTLSFISETADYLLDFNTYEGKEYPLLQEWQKDDLFVEHFTSNAHSPNIVIVVWDGLRPEFLGEGKFAGFTPFLDSITQKSLYWNRFLANSTSTTDAVANILGSLPQGENGFMALENSANRNTLFGLLKQNNYNTGFYFGGNASLNNMDRFLNEEQVDVVLDKSRFSDSYILQEADRAGVTLGYPDGELYKKWGSSYFASNQPKIEFFLNLSTTKPFSIPNSDYYESWVEKAFDTMKFNGKQKRFVKKNVDLFAAMKYADDALGKLFKMYALTKDAGNTIFVVTGSGKNYLPIENPLKQYQVPLVIYSTLLKHGMGLNNLASHHDIAPSLLSLLRQQDGFELPQKSAWLGNGLLREDGKVVLSTANNGVKALVYDNHFVKGRKVAGIGDTLELLTPNDSVKGALKNELKFFKAINSYVTRENKILPRDLAVYETGKKQFAKEEMVWISSVFNGRNYDNAYNSARELAHNGDYDKALLLSAYILDNVPGHIDALILQGRIHAWKKHYNKSIMLLEKAVDLHPFYQDAYGALLDVYYWSGNNSRASRIYEQMKENNIETVELIKKVERCMNRMGKIQNVEKNQITGIQFQE from the coding sequence ATGGAGATAAAGACCAACATAAAAAAAACACGGACCTTAAAGGACTTCACCAGAATCCTGATTGGTTTTGTCTTCGCACTTTTTGTGCTCTCCATGTATCAGCAATTCAGCCTTTTCCATGGAGGGGTCATTGACAGGCCTTTGAACAGGATCCTTCTTTTACTGCTGGTGAACCATTTGGGATTTGCGGCAATACTCTCATTTGTCCTTTTATTGGTGTTCCGTTTTCTGGAACACAGTAAGCCTGGTACCGGATTTAGGGGATCCTTAGTGCTTTTTTCCACTTTTTTGCTATTCGAGGTCCTTTTGATCGAAAACTTTATCCACAATTATTCAATGCTGCATATTACCGACTTTCAATCGGGGTTTTCATTGACGCTAAGTAATGCCATTATCCTAAAATTTGTACTGGTCATCCTGGGTATTGGACTACTTTATTTTTGGTTCTATAAGCTTTCTGCGTTTTTAAACCCCTTTATTGGTAAAATGTATCCTTTTACCATCATCCTTTTTTTGCTGGCATTAAGTACATCGGTTACCGAGAAAAGTCCGATCAATCAAAATAAGACCTTAAGTTTTATCTCAGAAACTGCGGACTATCTCTTGGATTTTAATACATATGAGGGTAAGGAATATCCGTTGCTCCAGGAATGGCAAAAGGATGATTTGTTTGTTGAACATTTTACCTCCAATGCCCATTCCCCAAATATTGTTATTGTGGTATGGGATGGCCTCAGGCCCGAATTTCTTGGGGAAGGTAAATTTGCGGGATTTACCCCATTTCTGGATTCCATTACCCAAAAATCCTTGTATTGGAATCGTTTTTTGGCCAATTCCACGTCAACGACCGATGCGGTCGCCAATATCCTGGGGTCCTTGCCCCAAGGCGAAAATGGGTTTATGGCCTTGGAAAACTCGGCAAATAGAAATACGCTCTTTGGTCTTTTAAAGCAGAACAACTATAACACCGGGTTCTATTTTGGGGGGAATGCCTCCTTGAACAATATGGATAGGTTTCTGAATGAAGAGCAAGTGGATGTTGTTTTGGATAAATCAAGGTTCAGCGATAGTTATATACTTCAGGAAGCGGATCGGGCAGGGGTCACTTTGGGATATCCAGATGGGGAACTGTACAAAAAATGGGGTTCGTCCTATTTTGCCTCCAATCAGCCCAAAATTGAGTTTTTTCTCAACTTAAGTACGACCAAACCTTTCTCCATTCCGAATTCCGACTACTATGAATCATGGGTTGAAAAGGCTTTTGATACCATGAAGTTCAATGGAAAACAAAAGCGGTTTGTCAAAAAGAATGTCGATTTGTTTGCGGCAATGAAATATGCCGATGATGCCCTTGGGAAACTCTTCAAGATGTACGCATTGACCAAGGATGCCGGGAATACCATTTTTGTGGTTACCGGTAGTGGAAAAAACTATTTGCCCATTGAAAATCCATTAAAGCAATATCAAGTGCCCTTAGTGATTTACAGTACACTGTTAAAGCACGGAATGGGATTAAATAATCTGGCTTCGCATCACGATATAGCCCCTAGTTTATTGAGTTTGCTGCGGCAACAGGACGGTTTTGAGCTACCACAAAAAAGCGCGTGGTTGGGAAACGGACTGTTGCGGGAGGATGGTAAAGTGGTTTTGTCAACAGCCAACAATGGAGTCAAGGCACTGGTATACGACAACCATTTTGTAAAGGGTCGAAAAGTTGCAGGAATAGGGGATACCCTGGAACTTTTAACTCCCAACGATTCGGTAAAAGGAGCGCTCAAGAATGAATTAAAGTTTTTTAAGGCCATTAATTCGTATGTGACCAGGGAGAATAAAATCCTTCCTAGGGACCTGGCGGTCTATGAGACTGGTAAAAAACAGTTCGCCAAAGAAGAAATGGTTTGGATAAGCAGTGTTTTCAATGGAAGGAATTATGACAATGCCTATAACAGCGCCAGGGAATTGGCCCATAATGGTGATTATGACAAGGCATTGCTTTTATCCGCTTACATACTGGACAATGTTCCAGGCCATATTGATGCCTTGATATTACAAGGAAGAATACACGCCTGGAAGAAGCATTACAATAAATCCATCATGCTTTTGGAAAAGGCGGTTGACCTCCATCCTTTTTATCAAGATGCCTATGGAGCATTGTTGGATGTGTATTATTGGTCGGGAAACAACTCAAGGGCGTCCAGGATATATGAACAAATGAAGGAGAACAATATTGAAACCGTTGAGCTGATCAAAAAAGTGGAACGCTGTATGAACCGAATGGGGAAAATTCAAAATGTGGAAAAAAACCAAATAACGGGTATTCAGTTTCAGGAATAA
- a CDS encoding RNA polymerase sigma factor RpoD/SigA encodes MRQLKIIKQVTNRESKSLDKYLQDISKIELITADEEVELAQKIKRGDQAALEKLTNANLRFVVSVAKQYQNQGLTLPDLINEGNVGLVKAAKRFDETRGFKFISYAVWWIRQSILQALAEQSRVVRLPLNKIGSINKIKKTFSYLEQAHERPPSAEEIAKELDMTVTEVKQSMKNTGRHVSMDAPLKEGEDSNLYDVMKAGESPRPDKELMHESLNTEINRALDTLSPREADVVRLYYGIGEQPSMTLEEIGSTFDLTRERVRQIREKAIRKLRHSSKCKILKSYLG; translated from the coding sequence ATGAGGCAACTTAAAATCATTAAACAAGTAACCAACCGTGAATCCAAATCCCTAGACAAATACCTACAAGACATAAGCAAAATAGAATTGATAACAGCCGATGAAGAGGTGGAACTCGCCCAAAAAATTAAAAGAGGGGACCAAGCTGCCCTGGAAAAGCTGACCAATGCCAACCTTCGATTTGTTGTTTCCGTTGCCAAGCAATATCAGAATCAGGGGTTGACCTTACCTGATTTGATCAATGAAGGAAATGTAGGTCTGGTCAAGGCTGCCAAACGTTTTGATGAAACACGTGGTTTTAAGTTCATTTCATATGCGGTATGGTGGATCCGTCAGTCCATATTACAGGCATTGGCGGAACAATCCAGGGTTGTACGCTTGCCATTGAACAAAATCGGTTCCATCAATAAGATCAAAAAAACGTTTTCCTATTTGGAACAGGCCCATGAAAGACCTCCTTCGGCGGAGGAAATTGCCAAAGAATTGGACATGACGGTCACCGAAGTAAAGCAAAGCATGAAAAATACCGGGCGTCATGTATCCATGGACGCTCCCTTAAAAGAAGGGGAGGATTCCAATCTATACGATGTTATGAAAGCGGGGGAATCCCCGCGTCCCGATAAGGAATTGATGCATGAATCACTGAACACGGAAATAAATCGGGCCCTGGACACCCTTTCTCCCAGGGAAGCCGATGTTGTTCGTCTGTATTACGGGATTGGAGAACAGCCTTCCATGACCCTGGAGGAAATTGGGAGTACTTTTGATCTGACCAGGGAACGGGTGAGACAAATTAGGGAAAAGGCCATTCGAAAATTGAGACATAGCTCTAAGTGCAAAATCTTGAAATCGTATTTAGGGTAA
- a CDS encoding IS1182 family transposase: MSRKQVWKTDSQSQLSLLPPSYDDLVPVNHPVRVVNTILESIDLGGLEATYKGGGTSSYHPKVLLKILVYAYLRNLYSSRKIERALSENVHFMWLSGCSIPDHNTINNFRSGRLKGRFKAIFNQVVALLAEQGYLSLRDIYVDGTKIEANANRYTFVWAKGTKTSRRRIEKQLRELWSYVEKVYAQEEQLPNEPSFAAIDPEEVTKTVDTINDALKDKEVDKKVKQKLTYAKKNWPDKVAKYNEQDKILGNRGSYSKTDPDATFMRMKDDHMKNGQLKAGYNIQGSSNNQFLVNYTLEQSPTDTTTLPGHLEEHQSSFGQMPGRVTADSGYGSEENYQKMEDQGIDAFVKYNYFHKEQQEAKSGKVKKPFTVDKLHYNEQTDTYYCPMGQGMTHIGSFQRTTKKGYLQTIHQYQAKNCSGCPIRPLCHKAKGNRVVERNHNLERHKQRAREKLLSEDGIAHRKQRCWDIEAIFGNIKQNMAFKRFMLRGIEKVETEFGLIAMAHNLKKLSLAL; the protein is encoded by the coding sequence ATGAGCCGAAAACAAGTCTGGAAGACCGATTCCCAATCCCAATTGAGCCTATTGCCGCCGAGTTATGACGATTTAGTACCGGTGAACCACCCGGTCCGTGTTGTCAACACAATTTTGGAAAGTATAGATCTGGGCGGTTTGGAGGCCACCTATAAGGGAGGCGGCACATCCAGCTACCATCCTAAGGTACTGTTGAAGATATTGGTCTATGCCTATTTGCGTAACCTTTACTCCTCACGCAAGATAGAACGGGCCTTATCGGAGAATGTACACTTTATGTGGCTCTCGGGCTGTTCCATCCCTGACCACAATACGATAAACAACTTCCGTTCAGGAAGGCTCAAGGGCAGGTTCAAGGCCATATTCAACCAAGTGGTGGCACTGTTGGCCGAGCAGGGCTACCTAAGCCTGAGGGACATTTATGTGGACGGCACCAAGATAGAGGCCAATGCCAACCGTTACACCTTTGTCTGGGCAAAGGGGACCAAGACCTCGCGCAGGCGTATCGAGAAGCAGTTAAGGGAACTATGGTCGTATGTCGAGAAGGTATATGCCCAAGAGGAACAATTGCCCAATGAGCCAAGCTTCGCGGCCATTGACCCTGAAGAAGTAACCAAAACCGTCGATACCATTAATGATGCCCTTAAGGATAAGGAAGTGGACAAGAAGGTAAAGCAGAAGCTCACCTATGCCAAGAAGAACTGGCCGGACAAAGTGGCCAAGTACAATGAGCAGGATAAGATACTTGGCAATCGTGGCAGTTACAGCAAGACCGACCCCGATGCCACCTTCATGCGGATGAAGGATGACCATATGAAGAACGGACAGTTGAAAGCGGGCTACAACATCCAGGGGTCATCCAACAACCAGTTCCTTGTCAATTACACTTTGGAACAAAGCCCTACCGACACTACAACACTTCCCGGCCACCTTGAAGAACACCAAAGCAGTTTTGGCCAAATGCCGGGAAGGGTGACCGCTGACTCAGGCTATGGCAGTGAGGAAAACTATCAAAAGATGGAAGATCAGGGCATCGATGCCTTTGTCAAGTACAATTATTTCCACAAAGAACAACAGGAGGCCAAGTCGGGCAAGGTCAAAAAGCCCTTTACCGTGGACAAGCTCCATTATAATGAACAAACCGACACCTATTATTGCCCTATGGGTCAAGGGATGACCCATATTGGAAGCTTTCAACGGACCACTAAGAAGGGATACCTACAGACCATACACCAATACCAGGCCAAAAACTGTTCGGGATGTCCCATCCGCCCCCTCTGCCACAAGGCCAAAGGCAATAGGGTCGTGGAACGCAACCATAACCTGGAACGCCACAAACAAAGGGCAAGGGAAAAACTGCTCTCCGAAGATGGTATCGCCCACCGCAAACAAAGGTGCTGGGACATAGAGGCCATTTTTGGAAACATAAAGCAGAACATGGCATTCAAACGCTTTATGTTAAGGGGGATCGAAAAGGTAGAGACCGAATTTGGACTCATTGCAATGGCACATAACCTCAAAAAGCTAAGTCTGGCCCTTTGA
- a CDS encoding YaiO family outer membrane beta-barrel protein translates to MGKRFIYMVCIGLGCFWVRSQGITDPDSSFLSARNIAFEGNRAVARDSLEQILASYPDYTDAAILIAKTYTWDKDYNEARKRFNRILSVKRQKRDAWLAAIKNELYSKNLNIALGLSNKALIYLREDKAIEELRSQVVFELNKKPPIQEKLKEENKNLKRKNGISVSTTVEVFDVVFDPMYETSIAYQAQTKFGQILPRINYAQRFDQTGTQFEVDIYPTISKTFHGYVNYGYSNAVIFPKHRAGLELYAELPKAFEVSLGARHVRFTANNATIFTGSFGTYRGNYYVSARPFVSVRNDGQMGWAGNVLARKYGKDGNHFFGVRATYGFDSELNQLIVDGELLSATQLFLETQMLNLEYQFADKNNIGLYTLNAGVRRQELFFDSGNFFWGVSFGLRYQFRF, encoded by the coding sequence ATGGGTAAACGCTTTATTTATATGGTATGTATCGGGCTTGGTTGTTTTTGGGTACGGTCCCAAGGAATAACCGACCCGGATAGCTCCTTTTTAAGTGCCCGAAATATTGCTTTTGAAGGCAACCGGGCCGTTGCCAGGGATTCCCTGGAACAAATTCTGGCATCATATCCGGATTATACCGATGCGGCCATTCTTATTGCAAAGACCTACACTTGGGACAAAGACTATAATGAAGCCCGAAAGCGTTTTAATCGAATACTATCGGTAAAGCGACAAAAAAGGGATGCCTGGTTGGCGGCCATAAAGAATGAGCTGTATTCCAAAAACCTGAATATTGCCCTTGGACTTTCGAATAAGGCCCTCATATACCTTCGCGAAGATAAGGCCATTGAAGAATTGCGCAGTCAGGTTGTTTTCGAATTGAATAAAAAGCCTCCTATCCAGGAAAAGCTGAAAGAGGAAAACAAAAACCTGAAACGAAAAAACGGTATTTCCGTTTCAACGACCGTTGAAGTCTTTGATGTGGTTTTTGACCCCATGTACGAAACTTCCATAGCATACCAGGCCCAAACCAAATTTGGACAAATCCTGCCCAGGATCAATTACGCCCAAAGATTTGACCAAACCGGAACCCAGTTTGAAGTGGATATCTATCCCACCATTTCCAAAACGTTCCATGGATACGTGAATTACGGGTATTCCAACGCGGTCATATTTCCCAAACACAGGGCAGGATTGGAACTCTATGCGGAGTTGCCCAAAGCATTTGAGGTATCCCTTGGGGCCAGACATGTGCGGTTTACGGCAAATAATGCCACCATTTTTACGGGGTCCTTCGGGACGTACAGAGGGAATTATTATGTGTCGGCAAGGCCTTTTGTTTCGGTCAGGAATGATGGACAAATGGGTTGGGCAGGGAACGTTTTGGCAAGAAAATACGGAAAGGATGGCAATCATTTTTTTGGCGTTCGGGCGACCTATGGCTTCGATTCCGAGTTGAACCAGCTTATTGTGGATGGCGAATTGCTTTCCGCCACCCAATTGTTCCTGGAAACCCAAATGTTGAACTTGGAATATCAGTTTGCCGACAAAAACAATATAGGGCTGTATACTTTAAATGCAGGGGTGAGACGACAAGAACTCTTTTTTGATTCCGGCAATTTCTTTTGGGGCGTTTCCTTTGGACTTCGGTACCAATTTCGTTTTTGA